One Bacillus sp. FJAT-52991 genomic region harbors:
- a CDS encoding CDGSH iron-sulfur domain-containing protein, producing the protein MSKAQIKVMDNGSLKVSGDVELVDMDGNVFETKPTFSLCRCGLSNNMPFCDAGHKGKFKSCVRAEKVLNEE; encoded by the coding sequence ATGTCAAAAGCGCAAATTAAAGTAATGGATAATGGATCTTTGAAAGTGTCTGGCGATGTGGAGCTTGTGGATATGGATGGGAATGTGTTTGAAACAAAACCAACCTTTTCCTTATGTCGCTGTGGGTTATCGAACAACATGCCATTTTGTGACGCTGGACATAAAGGAAAATTCAAATCCTGTGTTCGTGCAGAAAAAGTATTAAACGAAGAGTAA
- a CDS encoding YqzH family protein produces the protein MQQIFIQKRIEQSLAKYDYEPDWQEDEEILINLINRIKQRCSTGDEELYEVIEDEIYSFVTGNND, from the coding sequence TTGCAACAAATATTTATTCAAAAAAGAATCGAACAAAGCTTAGCCAAATATGATTATGAACCTGATTGGCAGGAAGATGAAGAAATATTAATCAATCTCATCAACCGCATAAAGCAACGCTGTTCTACCGGAGATGAAGAACTATATGAAGTCATCGAGGATGAGATCTACTCGTTTGTTACAGGCAATAATGACTAA
- a CDS encoding SDR family oxidoreductase: MTHLQGKTVVITGASSGLGYEMARLAAKEGARLVLLARRLERLELLKETIESDCGVSDVLIYSVDVSNKNDVEKVFAEILSRCGQIDVLINNAGFGVFDYAHEARWEETEAMFQVNVLGLIACTQMVMPYMQARQSGHIINIASQAGKMATPKSSVYAATKHAVLGYTNSLRMELARDGVYVTAVNPGPIATDFFTTADPSGAYAKNVGRWMLQPEKVAKAIIQVIGTNKREINLPKWMNAGSIFYTLFPRVVERVGRKAFFKK, translated from the coding sequence TTGACTCATCTTCAAGGAAAAACAGTAGTTATTACAGGAGCGTCTAGCGGCCTTGGATATGAAATGGCAAGGTTAGCAGCGAAAGAAGGGGCTCGTCTCGTTTTGCTTGCGCGCCGTCTTGAGCGACTTGAGTTACTCAAAGAGACCATCGAAAGCGATTGTGGTGTAAGTGATGTACTTATATATTCGGTAGATGTGAGTAACAAGAATGATGTAGAAAAGGTGTTTGCTGAGATCTTGAGTCGCTGCGGTCAAATCGATGTACTAATTAATAATGCAGGTTTTGGTGTGTTTGATTATGCACATGAAGCGAGATGGGAAGAGACAGAGGCAATGTTTCAAGTGAATGTTCTCGGTTTGATCGCTTGTACCCAAATGGTGATGCCGTATATGCAAGCACGCCAAAGTGGCCATATCATTAACATAGCTTCTCAAGCTGGAAAGATGGCAACACCGAAATCAAGCGTGTACGCAGCGACGAAGCATGCGGTGCTCGGCTATACGAATAGCTTACGAATGGAATTAGCTCGTGATGGAGTGTATGTGACAGCTGTGAATCCAGGACCGATTGCGACAGACTTTTTTACCACGGCTGATCCTTCAGGTGCTTATGCTAAAAATGTGGGACGCTGGATGCTACAGCCGGAAAAAGTAGCGAAAGCCATCATACAAGTTATTGGAACAAATAAACGAGAAATTAATTTGCCAAAATGGATGAATGCAGGCAGTATCTTTTATACATTGTTCCCACGTGTTGTCGAGCGTGTAGGAAGAAAAGCGTTTTTTAAAAAATAG
- a CDS encoding MBL fold metallo-hydrolase has protein sequence MNVERFGDISKITLPTTFSVGDVNVYVVKGDRLTLVDAGVKTKASWEALVYGLSQLGYAPKDLEQVVLTHHHPDHVGLLDFLPDGIDVIGHKYCANWLSRDESYLKEYVEFLRALYLQFGLKEVEFPLSQIGATLKVSCEQSKLTQVMQEGERLFGMDEWTVYETLGHAQSHLVFFREKDGSLLAGDHVLATISSNPILEPPLIKNAARPKPLVQYNHSLKKMLELPIHIAYTGHGTEVKDTHELVNRRLARQHERAMSVYEMLKEKPMTAFQVCQQLFPAVYQKEIALTLSQSVGQLDYLQEIGHIEAQMNDEGVLYFVPL, from the coding sequence ATGAATGTGGAACGCTTTGGAGATATTTCCAAAATTACATTGCCGACGACTTTTTCGGTGGGAGATGTAAATGTGTATGTCGTCAAAGGAGATCGTTTGACTCTAGTGGATGCGGGGGTGAAAACGAAAGCTTCTTGGGAGGCGTTGGTCTATGGATTATCTCAGCTTGGATATGCTCCTAAAGATTTAGAACAAGTTGTGTTAACACATCATCATCCAGATCATGTGGGCTTGCTTGATTTTCTTCCGGATGGGATTGATGTGATCGGTCACAAATATTGTGCCAACTGGCTATCAAGAGATGAAAGCTATCTAAAGGAATATGTTGAATTTTTGCGTGCTTTATATCTTCAATTTGGCTTAAAGGAGGTAGAGTTTCCTCTTTCGCAAATAGGAGCTACGTTAAAAGTCAGCTGCGAGCAGTCTAAGTTGACACAAGTGATGCAAGAAGGTGAGCGCTTGTTCGGCATGGATGAGTGGACGGTGTATGAAACACTTGGTCATGCGCAAAGTCATTTAGTCTTTTTTCGAGAAAAGGATGGTTCACTTCTAGCGGGTGATCATGTGTTAGCAACCATTTCCTCTAATCCTATTCTGGAACCGCCTCTCATCAAGAATGCAGCACGTCCTAAACCACTAGTGCAATACAATCACTCATTGAAAAAGATGCTAGAGTTACCAATCCATATTGCGTATACTGGTCATGGGACAGAAGTGAAAGATACTCATGAGCTTGTAAATCGTCGCTTAGCACGTCAACATGAGCGGGCTATGTCCGTATATGAGATGTTAAAAGAAAAACCGATGACAGCTTTTCAAGTTTGTCAACAATTATTTCCAGCTGTTTATCAAAAGGAAATCGCTCTCACATTATCACAATCAGTGGGTCAACTTGACTATTTACAGGAGATTGGACATATTGAGGCTCAGATGAATGATGAGGGAGTTCTTTATTTTGTCCCTCTGTAG
- the proC gene encoding pyrroline-5-carboxylate reductase — MKTVFIGAGSMAEAMISGAISSGALKRTDIYATNRANEARLKELEDQYNIQTSYQIDEMFKDSKIIVLAMKPKDAKAALETIKPFICPTSLIITLMAGVTIDFIERELNQPCGVIRAMPNTSAAVGKSATAIALNHHVSEEQKQKALSLFSSIGITKIVKEEQLDAVTGLSGSGPAYVYYVVEAMEQAAEAIGLEKEISKPLIIQTLLGAAEMLSVSDGKAEQLRRAVTSPGGTTEAGIHLLENHQVKEAFVSCIKEATAQSKRLGLPYKAPIQQ, encoded by the coding sequence ATGAAAACCGTATTTATCGGGGCGGGCTCTATGGCAGAAGCAATGATTTCAGGTGCCATTTCAAGCGGTGCACTAAAGCGTACGGATATTTATGCAACGAATAGAGCCAATGAAGCGAGATTGAAAGAATTAGAAGATCAATATAACATTCAAACCAGTTATCAAATAGACGAAATGTTCAAAGACAGCAAAATTATCGTCCTAGCAATGAAACCAAAAGATGCAAAAGCTGCTTTGGAAACGATCAAACCCTTCATTTGTCCTACGTCGTTAATTATTACGTTAATGGCAGGTGTGACGATTGACTTTATTGAAAGAGAACTGAACCAACCTTGTGGGGTCATCCGAGCTATGCCTAACACATCGGCAGCCGTGGGAAAATCAGCGACGGCGATTGCGTTGAACCATCATGTATCAGAAGAGCAAAAACAGAAAGCTCTCAGTCTCTTCTCTTCTATAGGCATCACAAAGATTGTGAAAGAAGAGCAGCTTGATGCTGTCACTGGGCTTTCTGGAAGCGGTCCCGCTTATGTTTATTATGTCGTGGAAGCGATGGAGCAAGCAGCTGAAGCGATCGGGCTAGAAAAAGAAATCTCTAAGCCGCTAATTATTCAAACCCTGCTTGGCGCCGCAGAAATGTTATCCGTTTCAGACGGAAAAGCGGAACAACTAAGAAGAGCCGTCACAAGCCCAGGAGGAACAACAGAAGCAGGGATTCACCTACTAGAAAATCACCAAGTAAAAGAAGCCTTTGTAAGCTGTATTAAAGAAGCAACAGCACAGTCCAAACGACTTGGTTTGCCATATAAAGCTCCCATTCAACAATAA
- the namA gene encoding NADPH dehydrogenase NamA, protein MVAKLFESYKIKNITLNNRIVMSPMCMYSAGNDGKVTDWHLVHYPTRAIGQVGLIMIEATAVTPAGRISEQDLGIWNDDHIEGLSKLVSMIKVHGAKTAIQLAHAGRKSMVNGEIIAPSPLPFDEKMKTPKEMTSEEVHQTVEAFAEGAKRAKKAGFDIIEIHGAHGYLINQFLSPLTNEREDEYGGSVENCFRFLKAVIEAVQQEWDGPLFVRISATDYHEHGLNAEDYIEFAKRMKELGVDLIDVSSGAVVPAQINVFPGYQVKLAETVKHGAHIPVGAVGIITSGPQAEEILQNDRADLIFLGRELLRDPYWPRTVAKQLNVAIEAPAQYKRGWNQ, encoded by the coding sequence ATGGTAGCCAAATTGTTTGAATCCTACAAAATCAAAAATATAACGTTAAACAATCGAATCGTGATGTCTCCAATGTGTATGTATTCTGCTGGAAACGACGGAAAAGTAACCGATTGGCACCTCGTCCACTATCCTACACGTGCTATCGGACAGGTTGGCTTAATTATGATTGAAGCAACGGCGGTTACGCCTGCAGGTCGCATTTCCGAACAAGATCTTGGCATTTGGAACGATGATCATATAGAAGGTCTCTCTAAACTGGTGTCTATGATCAAAGTACATGGGGCAAAAACAGCGATTCAACTTGCTCACGCCGGCCGTAAATCAATGGTTAACGGCGAAATTATCGCCCCTTCCCCGCTTCCATTTGATGAAAAAATGAAGACACCGAAAGAAATGACGAGCGAGGAGGTTCACCAAACAGTCGAAGCTTTTGCTGAAGGAGCCAAACGTGCGAAAAAAGCAGGCTTTGATATTATTGAAATCCACGGGGCACATGGATATTTAATTAATCAATTTTTATCTCCATTAACTAACGAGCGAGAAGATGAATATGGTGGTAGCGTCGAAAACTGCTTTCGCTTCTTAAAGGCGGTCATTGAAGCCGTTCAACAAGAATGGGATGGACCTTTATTCGTTCGCATTTCAGCGACTGATTATCACGAACATGGACTAAATGCAGAAGATTATATTGAGTTTGCCAAAAGAATGAAAGAGTTAGGAGTCGATTTAATCGATGTGAGCTCTGGGGCAGTGGTCCCAGCACAAATCAATGTCTTTCCGGGTTATCAAGTTAAACTGGCAGAGACAGTAAAACACGGAGCACATATACCAGTTGGCGCCGTTGGGATTATCACATCCGGCCCCCAAGCGGAGGAGATTTTACAAAACGACCGGGCCGATTTAATTTTTCTAGGGCGTGAACTCTTGCGTGACCCATACTGGCCGCGAACAGTAGCTAAACAATTAAATGTAGCAATAGAAGCACCTGCACAGTATAAACGAGGGTGGAATCAATAA
- the rnz gene encoding ribonuclease Z produces MELLFLGTGAGMPAKMRNVSSVALKMLNERGAVWLFDCGEATQHQILHTSLKPRRVEKIFITHLHGDHIFGLPGFLGSRSFQGGDLPLTVYGPPGIKEFIEVSLRVSCTRLQYELTVVEIEEGIIFEDETMRVETRLLDHGIASYGYRVCEKDKPGVLLVDRLKADGIPPGPYYKEIKEGRTIQLADGRLIVPDAYVGPSQKGKVLAILGDTRPCEAAGMLAQEADLLVHEATFAADQPQMAHDYFHSTTQQAAKIAREAGAKALCLTHISSRYTKEEVALLQTEAEAVFAPVIIAYDLMELSI; encoded by the coding sequence TTGGAATTATTGTTTTTAGGAACAGGTGCTGGCATGCCTGCAAAAATGCGAAATGTTAGCTCGGTGGCATTGAAGATGTTAAATGAGCGGGGAGCTGTCTGGCTATTTGATTGCGGCGAAGCGACTCAGCATCAAATTTTACATACTTCACTGAAGCCAAGGCGCGTTGAAAAAATATTTATTACTCATTTACATGGAGATCATATTTTTGGATTACCAGGTTTTTTAGGAAGCCGTTCTTTTCAAGGAGGAGATCTTCCGCTGACGGTGTACGGTCCGCCTGGGATTAAAGAGTTTATTGAGGTCAGTTTACGCGTCAGCTGTACAAGATTACAGTATGAATTAACGGTTGTGGAGATAGAGGAAGGAATTATTTTTGAAGATGAAACGATGAGGGTAGAGACTCGGCTGCTTGATCATGGCATTGCCTCCTATGGGTATCGTGTTTGTGAGAAGGATAAACCAGGGGTGTTGCTAGTTGATCGGTTAAAAGCGGATGGTATTCCGCCAGGTCCGTATTATAAAGAAATTAAAGAAGGCCGTACGATTCAATTAGCAGATGGACGACTCATCGTTCCAGATGCGTATGTAGGACCGTCACAAAAAGGAAAAGTGCTGGCCATTTTAGGCGATACACGACCATGCGAAGCGGCGGGGATGCTAGCACAAGAAGCAGATTTACTTGTGCATGAAGCCACTTTTGCGGCTGATCAACCACAAATGGCCCATGATTATTTTCATTCAACGACGCAGCAGGCGGCAAAAATTGCACGTGAGGCGGGAGCGAAAGCCCTTTGCTTAACCCATATTAGTTCACGCTATACGAAAGAAGAAGTGGCTCTTCTTCAAACCGAAGCGGAAGCTGTTTTTGCCCCTGTTATCATTGCGTATGATTTAATGGAGTTATCGATATAA
- the zwf gene encoding glucose-6-phosphate dehydrogenase, with the protein MNPTETTSALILLFGATGDLAKRKLFPSLYRLYKKGSLNDQFAVIGTARREWTNETFQQHVKESVMASTSQCEKLDEFVSHFYYQAHDVSDSSSYRTLKTLADQLDEQYHLQGNRLFYLAMAPEFFGTIADHVKADGLTDTTGYHRLVIEKPFGHDLPSAEKLNHQIRQSFEENEIYRIDHYLGKEMVQNIEAIRFANALFEPLWNNRYISNIQVTSSETLGVEERGRYYETSGALKDMVQNHLMQMVALLAMEPPIKLSTNEIRSEKVKVLRALRPITKENADEYFVRGQYGPGELEDERLQGYREETNVDPDSNTETFVAGKLMIDNFRWAGVPFYIRTGKRMPTKSTKIVIQFKDIPMNLYYQPDQPLAPNLLVIHIQPEEGITLHLNAKRAGQQLLTNPVKLSYANNSVDGMNTPEAYEKLLHDALRGDATNFTHWDEVALSWRFVDVISDYWEEKKASFPNYEAGSTGPKEADELLAKDGFFWWPLSTLEVDVCN; encoded by the coding sequence GTGAATCCAACAGAAACCACTTCAGCATTAATCTTATTATTTGGAGCAACCGGCGACTTAGCGAAGAGGAAGTTATTCCCTTCTTTGTACCGACTCTATAAAAAAGGTAGCTTGAACGATCAATTTGCTGTGATCGGAACTGCTCGCAGAGAATGGACAAACGAAACATTTCAACAGCATGTGAAAGAATCCGTTATGGCCTCTACTAGCCAATGCGAGAAGCTAGATGAGTTTGTCTCCCATTTCTATTATCAAGCTCATGACGTATCAGATTCAAGCTCTTATCGCACGCTAAAAACGCTCGCCGATCAATTAGATGAGCAGTACCATTTACAAGGAAACCGCTTATTCTACTTGGCGATGGCACCTGAATTTTTCGGCACAATTGCCGATCATGTCAAAGCAGATGGATTGACAGACACAACAGGCTATCACCGTCTTGTAATTGAAAAGCCGTTCGGTCATGACCTTCCTTCAGCCGAAAAGCTTAACCATCAAATTCGCCAATCATTTGAAGAAAATGAAATTTATCGAATCGATCATTATCTTGGAAAAGAAATGGTGCAAAATATTGAAGCGATCCGCTTTGCGAACGCCCTGTTTGAACCACTTTGGAATAATCGTTACATCTCTAACATCCAGGTGACTTCTAGTGAAACACTTGGAGTGGAAGAACGAGGACGCTACTATGAAACAAGCGGTGCCTTAAAGGATATGGTACAAAACCATTTAATGCAAATGGTCGCCTTACTTGCAATGGAGCCACCAATTAAGCTCTCAACCAATGAAATTCGCAGTGAGAAGGTAAAAGTATTACGTGCGCTCCGACCGATTACAAAAGAAAATGCGGATGAATATTTCGTTCGAGGTCAATATGGACCTGGAGAACTAGAGGACGAGCGTTTACAAGGTTATCGTGAAGAAACGAATGTAGACCCTGACTCTAATACAGAAACATTTGTTGCCGGAAAATTGATGATTGACAACTTCCGCTGGGCAGGAGTTCCTTTTTACATAAGAACGGGCAAAAGAATGCCAACAAAATCAACGAAAATTGTGATTCAGTTTAAAGATATTCCAATGAACTTATATTATCAGCCGGACCAACCGCTAGCACCAAACTTACTTGTAATCCATATTCAGCCGGAAGAAGGAATTACACTTCATTTGAATGCGAAACGAGCGGGTCAGCAGCTGTTGACGAACCCTGTTAAGCTTAGCTATGCCAATAACAGTGTCGATGGTATGAATACACCAGAAGCTTATGAAAAACTATTACACGATGCCCTTCGTGGAGATGCAACGAACTTTACCCACTGGGATGAAGTCGCTCTATCTTGGCGATTTGTCGATGTGATTTCGGATTATTGGGAAGAAAAGAAAGCTTCATTCCCTAACTATGAAGCCGGATCTACGGGCCCTAAAGAAGCGGATGAGCTATTAGCAAAAGATGGCTTCTTCTGGTGGCCGTTATCGACTCTTGAAGTCGATGTTTGCAATTAA
- a CDS encoding cyclase family protein produces the protein MKIYDITAPIFPGMPVYKNKPEKQPSIETKTNGHVTESRISMDVHTGTHVDAPLHMMNEGDTIETIAIEQLVRPCKVIDVTSATEKVTKADLESKSIEKDDFILLKTKNSFDTEFNFDFIYVAEDAAEYLTSIGIAGVGIDALGIERAQEGHPTHRTLMGQGVIIIEGLALKDVEAGSYFMMAAPLKISGTDASPARVLLLENVTV, from the coding sequence TTGAAAATTTATGATATTACTGCTCCTATTTTTCCCGGTATGCCTGTTTATAAAAACAAGCCGGAAAAACAACCAAGTATTGAAACAAAAACGAACGGACATGTAACGGAATCACGCATTTCGATGGACGTACACACAGGGACTCACGTAGATGCTCCCCTTCATATGATGAATGAAGGAGATACGATTGAAACGATCGCCATTGAACAGCTCGTCCGTCCTTGTAAAGTGATCGATGTGACAAGTGCAACTGAAAAAGTCACGAAAGCGGATCTCGAATCAAAGTCGATTGAAAAAGACGATTTTATTTTACTAAAGACGAAAAATTCGTTTGACACAGAATTTAACTTTGATTTTATTTATGTAGCAGAAGATGCAGCCGAATACTTAACAAGCATCGGCATTGCTGGTGTTGGAATTGATGCACTTGGCATTGAACGAGCACAAGAGGGTCATCCGACACACCGGACCTTAATGGGACAGGGTGTGATCATCATCGAAGGTTTAGCGCTGAAAGATGTAGAGGCAGGGAGCTATTTCATGATGGCGGCGCCGCTCAAAATTTCCGGAACGGACGCTTCACCAGCACGAGTTCTACTGTTAGAAAACGTAACTGTATAA
- the gndA gene encoding NADP-dependent phosphogluconate dehydrogenase, which produces MMPQQIGVIGLAVMGKNLAWNIESRGYTVSVFNRSREKTDEMLRQSEGKNIVGTYSVEEFIQSLEAPRKILLMVKAGAATDATIEQLKPFLAPGDILIDGGNTFFKDTQRRNKELSSSGIHFIGTGVSGGEEGALTGPSIMPGGQKEAYELVAPIFKAISAKVNGEACCTYIGPDGAGHYVKMVHNGIEYGDMQLISEAYFLLKHIVGLTATELHEVFTDWNKGELDSYLIEITADIFTKVDEETGKPLVDVILDKAGQKGTGKWTSQSALDLGVPLPLITESVFARFISALKEERVHASKLLKGPEQKAFTGDREEFIEAVRKALYMSKICSYAQGFAQMKAASEESGWELRYGDIAMIFRGGCIIRAQFLQKIKEAYDREPGLTNLLLDPYFKEIVENYQEALRDVLATAVKAGIPVPTLSAALSYYDSYRTASLPANLIQAQRDYFGAHTYERVDKEGVFHTEWMK; this is translated from the coding sequence ATCATGCCACAACAAATTGGTGTGATTGGATTAGCGGTAATGGGCAAGAATCTTGCTTGGAATATTGAAAGTCGAGGATATACAGTTTCGGTTTTTAATCGCTCACGAGAAAAAACAGATGAAATGCTTCGTCAAAGTGAAGGAAAAAACATTGTTGGTACATATAGTGTAGAGGAATTTATTCAGTCGCTAGAGGCGCCGCGCAAAATTTTGTTAATGGTGAAAGCTGGAGCAGCGACAGACGCTACAATTGAGCAGTTGAAGCCGTTTTTAGCACCTGGTGATATTTTAATCGATGGTGGGAATACGTTCTTTAAAGATACACAGCGCCGTAATAAGGAATTAAGCAGCAGTGGCATTCACTTCATTGGTACAGGGGTTTCTGGTGGAGAAGAAGGTGCGTTGACAGGGCCATCGATTATGCCAGGTGGACAGAAAGAAGCTTATGAGCTTGTGGCCCCCATTTTTAAAGCCATTTCTGCTAAAGTGAATGGAGAAGCATGCTGTACATATATTGGTCCAGATGGTGCAGGACATTATGTGAAAATGGTTCATAACGGCATTGAGTATGGAGATATGCAGCTGATCTCTGAAGCTTACTTTTTATTAAAGCATATCGTTGGATTAACAGCTACTGAACTTCATGAAGTATTCACGGATTGGAATAAGGGAGAGCTAGACAGCTATTTAATTGAGATCACTGCCGATATTTTTACGAAAGTAGATGAAGAAACAGGTAAGCCGCTTGTCGATGTGATTTTAGACAAAGCGGGTCAAAAAGGAACAGGTAAATGGACGAGCCAAAGTGCATTAGACCTTGGTGTCCCACTTCCATTGATCACTGAATCTGTATTCGCTCGTTTTATTTCTGCGTTAAAAGAAGAGCGTGTACATGCGAGTAAATTGTTAAAAGGTCCGGAACAGAAGGCATTTACTGGCGATCGTGAGGAATTTATTGAAGCGGTACGCAAAGCGTTATACATGAGTAAAATTTGCTCTTATGCACAAGGGTTTGCTCAAATGAAAGCAGCATCTGAAGAGTCTGGCTGGGAGCTTCGTTACGGAGATATTGCGATGATCTTCCGTGGGGGCTGTATTATTCGTGCACAATTTTTGCAAAAAATTAAAGAAGCGTATGATCGTGAGCCAGGCTTAACGAATTTACTTCTTGATCCATATTTCAAAGAGATTGTCGAAAATTATCAAGAAGCACTTCGTGACGTGTTGGCTACGGCTGTGAAGGCTGGAATTCCAGTACCGACTTTATCAGCTGCTCTATCTTATTATGATAGCTATCGTACAGCTTCTTTGCCTGCTAATTTAATTCAGGCACAACGAGATTATTTCGGTGCACATACGTATGAGCGCGTCGATAAAGAAGGCGTTTTCCACACAGAGTGGATGAAATAA
- a CDS encoding APC family permease: MEKGQDFDKVLSRVDVLVLAFGAMIGWGWVVLSGDWILKAGSLGAIIAFLLGGILVIFVGLTYAELTTVFPKTGGAYYFVKETLGVKAAFIVSWALLLGYITVVAFEAVALPTVIEYIFPDFKVGYLWTLADYEVYASWAAIGMIGSIIVTIINWKGVKQAAFLQIVLTTLLTVIGLMLVFGSIFGGGEVKNMEPLFTGGMGGLMAVMIMTPFLFVGFDVIPQVAEEMNIPMKAIGKILLLSVSFAVLWYVLIILGVSLSLVPEELANSSLATADAMAAAFGSPIFAKILILGGIAGILTSWNAFIIGGSRIMYAMAQDGVLPAWFGKIHPKYKTPSNAILFIGILSTLSPLLGHPALVWFVDAGGLAIVIAYFMVSWAFLVLRKNQPDLERPFRAGKSSFIGWMSLFLTFGFIILYMPGMPSALIWPYEWAITIGWWVAGFFFAFKMSSRSNSVSMSKNDQVRKVK, translated from the coding sequence ATGGAAAAAGGGCAAGATTTTGACAAAGTATTGTCTCGTGTTGATGTACTAGTTCTAGCATTCGGAGCCATGATTGGTTGGGGATGGGTGGTCCTTTCTGGTGATTGGATTTTAAAAGCTGGATCTCTTGGTGCAATCATTGCATTTTTACTCGGTGGGATTCTCGTTATTTTTGTAGGTTTAACATACGCTGAGCTTACAACTGTATTTCCGAAAACCGGTGGTGCCTATTACTTCGTAAAGGAAACCCTCGGCGTCAAAGCAGCCTTTATTGTTTCTTGGGCCTTATTATTAGGTTATATCACAGTAGTTGCTTTCGAAGCGGTTGCTCTTCCAACTGTTATTGAATATATTTTCCCTGATTTTAAAGTGGGTTATTTATGGACATTAGCTGATTATGAAGTGTACGCTTCATGGGCAGCCATTGGGATGATTGGTTCGATTATTGTAACAATTATTAACTGGAAGGGTGTTAAACAAGCAGCCTTTCTTCAAATCGTATTAACGACATTATTAACAGTTATTGGATTGATGCTAGTATTTGGTTCTATTTTTGGTGGCGGGGAAGTCAAAAACATGGAACCTCTTTTCACTGGAGGTATGGGCGGACTGATGGCGGTCATGATCATGACTCCATTCTTATTCGTTGGTTTTGATGTTATCCCTCAAGTAGCAGAAGAAATGAACATTCCGATGAAAGCAATCGGGAAAATTTTACTTCTATCTGTAAGCTTTGCTGTTCTTTGGTATGTACTTATTATTTTGGGTGTTTCATTAAGCCTTGTACCAGAAGAATTAGCGAATAGTAGCTTAGCTACAGCAGATGCGATGGCAGCTGCCTTTGGTTCCCCTATTTTTGCTAAAATTTTAATCCTTGGTGGAATCGCCGGTATTTTAACAAGCTGGAATGCCTTTATCATTGGTGGTAGTCGTATTATGTACGCAATGGCACAAGACGGTGTTCTACCTGCTTGGTTTGGAAAGATCCATCCAAAATATAAAACACCTTCAAATGCAATTTTATTCATTGGTATATTATCTACTCTCAGTCCTTTATTAGGTCATCCAGCCCTTGTTTGGTTTGTAGATGCTGGTGGCTTAGCGATCGTAATTGCTTACTTTATGGTTTCATGGGCATTCCTTGTTCTACGTAAAAACCAACCAGACCTTGAAAGACCGTTCCGTGCAGGAAAAAGCTCCTTCATTGGTTGGATGTCTTTATTTTTAACATTTGGCTTTATCATTTTATACATGCCTGGTATGCCTTCTGCGTTAATTTGGCCGTATGAGTGGGCAATTACTATCGGCTGGTGGGTGGCCGGATTCTTCTTCGCATTTAAGATGTCTTCGCGCTCAAATAGCGTATCCATGAGCAAAAATGATCAAGTAAGAAAGGTTAAATAA
- a CDS encoding chemotaxis protein CheW — protein sequence MQSINKAVIFESGNEEYAVPIQSVISIEKVNFINPIPHLPLYLKGVTKIREELLPVIDFEYVLYKRMLSSVEEARLLIVQTNSLPVGLLVKEAKEIIEFPDESVRQVNLISYESTRFFSGVATIGDRLITIIDVDVLVSSLEGIEDVKDFMTEAKDDQ from the coding sequence ATGCAATCGATCAATAAAGCTGTTATTTTTGAGTCTGGAAATGAAGAGTATGCCGTTCCAATTCAATCAGTCATTTCTATTGAAAAGGTGAATTTCATTAATCCAATTCCTCACTTGCCTCTTTATTTAAAAGGGGTAACGAAGATTAGAGAAGAACTTTTGCCTGTGATTGATTTTGAGTATGTGTTATATAAGCGGATGCTTTCTAGTGTAGAAGAGGCTCGACTTCTAATCGTTCAAACGAATTCACTACCTGTGGGATTACTTGTGAAGGAAGCGAAAGAAATCATTGAGTTCCCTGATGAGAGTGTTCGACAAGTGAATTTAATATCCTATGAAAGTACAAGATTTTTCTCAGGTGTAGCGACGATTGGCGATCGGCTTATTACGATCATTGATGTGGATGTGTTAGTGTCTTCATTAGAAGGAATAGAAGATGTGAAAGACTTCATGACAGAAGCGAAGGATGATCAATAA